Proteins encoded together in one Falco biarmicus isolate bFalBia1 chromosome 4, bFalBia1.pri, whole genome shotgun sequence window:
- the LRRN1 gene encoding leucine-rich repeat neuronal protein 1 translates to MAKVRVVLTVCQLVLELLMNSLTESSIQSNECPQLCVCEIRPWFTPQSTYREATTVDCNDLRLTKIPSNLSSDTQVLLLQSNNIAKTTDELQQLFNLTELDFSQNNFTSIKDVGLSNLTQLTTLHLEENQITEMTDYCLQDLCNLQELYINHNQISSISANAFSGLKNLLRLHLNSNKLKVIDSRWFDSTPNLEILMIGENPVIGILDMNFKPLSNLRSLVLAGMYLTDIPGNALVGLDSLESLSFYDNKLVKVPQLALEKVPNLKFLDLNKNPIHKIQEGDFKNMLRLKELGINNMGELVSVDRYALDNLPELTKLEATNNPKLSYIHRLAFRNVPALESLMLNNNALNAVYQKTVESLPNLREISIHSNPLRCDCVIHWINSNKTNIRFMEPLSMFCAMPPEYRGQQVKEVLIQDSNEQCLPMISHETFPNHLNLDIGMTVFLDCRAMAEPEPEIYWVTPLGNKVTVESLSDKYKLSSEGTLEISNIQVEDSGRYTCVAQNIEGADTRVATIRVNGTLLDGTQVLKIYVKQAESHSILVSWKVNSNVMTSNLKWSSATMKIDNPHITYTARVPVDVHEYNLTHLQPSTDYEVCLTVSNIHQQTQKSCVNVTTKTAAFALDISDQETSTALAAVMGSMFAVISLASISVYIAKRFKRKNYHHSLKKYMQKTSSIPLNELYPPLINLWEGDSEKDKDGSAETKPTQVDTSRSYYMW, encoded by the coding sequence ATGGCGAAGGTTAGAGTTGTCTTAACTGTTTGCCAGTTGGTGCTAGAATTGTTAATGAATTCATTAACTGAGTCTTCCATACAGAGTAATGAATGTCCACAGCTTTGTGTATGTGAAATCAGGCCATGGTTTACACCACAGTCAACATACAGGGAAGCCACAACAGTTGACTGCAATGACCTTCGATTAACAAAAATCCCCAGCAACCTTTCCAGTGACACTCAAGTCCTCCTGTTACAAAGCAACAATATTGCAAAGACCACAGACGAACTCCAACAGCTGTTTAATTTAACAGAATTGgatttttcacaaaataacTTCACAAGTATCAAAGATGTGGGGCTCTCAAATCTCACTCAACTTACTACTTTGCACCTGGAGGAAAACCAGATCACAGAGATGACTGACTACTGCTTGCAAGACCTTTGCAATCTTCAGGAGCTATATATAAATCACAACCAGatcagcagcatttctgcaaatgCCTTCTCTGGCCTGAAGAATCTTTTGAGATTACATCTCAACTCCAACAAATTGAAGGTTATTGACAGCCGCTGGTTTGATTCTACTCCTAACTTAGAGATTCTCATGATCGGTGAAAATCCAGTGATTGGAATACTAGATATGAATTTCAAACCACTCTCAAATTTAAGGAGCCTGGTTTTGGCAGGTATGTATCTCACAGACATTCCTGGCAATGCCTTGGTAGGCTTGGATAGTCTTGAAAGTCTTTCCTTCTATGACAACAAATTGGTAAAAGTTCCTCAGCTTGCACTTGAGAAAGTTCCAAATTTAAAATTCCTGGATCTGAACAAAAATCCGATTCATAAAATCCAAGAAggtgattttaaaaacatgctcAGATTGAAAGAGCTTGGAATCAATAATATgggagaactcgtttctgttGATAGGTATGCGCTTGACAACCTGCCTGAACTTACAAAGCTTGAAGCCACCAACAACCCAAAGCTGTCTTACATACATCGCCTGGCCTTTCGCAACGTTCCTGCCCTGGAGAGCCTGATGCTGAACAACAACGCCTTGAATGCAGTCTACCAAAAGACAGTGGAATCCCTTCCAAACCTGCGCGAGATCAGTATCCACAGTAACCCGCTCAGGTGCGACTGCGTCATTCACTGGATCAACTCCAACAAAACCAATATCCGTTTCATGGAACCTCTCTCCATGTTTTGCGCTATGCCTCCAGAATACAGAGGACAGCAGGTGAAGGAAGTGTTAATACAGGACTCAAATGAACAGTGTCTTCCAATGATCTCTCATGAGACCTTTCCAAATCACTTAAACTTGGACATCGGCATGACAGTGTTTTTAGATTGTCGGGCCATGGCTGAACCTGAGCCAGAAATTTACTGGGTCACTCCTCTCGGCAATAAAGTGACTGTCGAAAGTCTCTCTGACAAATACAAGCTGAGTAGTGAAGGCACCTTGGAAATCTCCAACATCCAGGTTGAAGACTCCGGGAGATACACCTGTGTTGCGCAAAACATAGAAGGGGCTGACACGAGGGTCGCTACTATCCGGGTGAACGGAACCCTTTTGGATGGGACCCAGGTTCTGAAAATCTATGTTAAGCAAGCCGAATCGCATTCCATCTTAGTTTCTTGGAAAGTTAATTCCAACGTCATGACTTCCAATTTAAAATGGTCATCAGCCACTATGAAGATCGACAACCCTCACATCACGTACACTGCTAGGGTCCCAGTTGACGTACATGAATACAACCTCACGCATCTACAACCATCTACGGATTATGAAGTGTGTCTAACCGTGTCAAACATCCATCAGCAAACACAGAAGTCCTGCGTCAATGTTACAACAAAAACCGCAGCTTTTGCACTAGACATTTCAGACCAAGAAACCAGCACTGCCCTCGCAGCGGTAATGGGATCCATGTTTGCTGTCATCAGCCTTGCCTCCATTTCTGTTTATATTGCAAAaagatttaagagaaaaaactaCCACCACTCattgaaaaaatatatgcaaaagaCCTCATCAATCCCACTGAATGAGCTCTACCCTCCACTTATTAATCTCTGGGAAGGTGACAGTGAAAAAGACAAGGATGGTTCTGCAGAGACCAAGCCAACCCAAGTTGACACATCCAGAAGCTATTACATGTGGTAA